Proteins encoded in a region of the Streptomyces sp. NBC_00258 genome:
- a CDS encoding threonine aldolase family protein yields MNPPKTDARRRHDPEIRGFASDNYAGAHPEVLAALALANGGHQIAYGEDDYTDHLQQVIRGHFGASAEAFPVFNGTGANVVALQALTDRWGAVICAESAHINVDEGGAPERMGGLKLLTVPTPDGKLTPELIDRQAYGWDDEHRAMPQVVSITQNTELGTVYTPDEVRAICEHAHAHGMKVHLDGARIANAAASLDVPMRAFTNAVGVDVLSFGGTKNGALFGEAVVVLDQDAVSHMKHLRKLSMQLASKMRFVSVQLEALLAKDLWLRNARHANEMAQRLAEGVRAVHGVEILHPVQANAVFARLPHDVSERLQKRYRFYFWDEAAGDVRWMCAFDTTEDDVDGFLAALKEEMAR; encoded by the coding sequence GTGAACCCTCCGAAGACCGACGCGCGGCGTCGTCACGACCCGGAGATCCGCGGATTCGCCAGCGACAACTACGCGGGGGCGCACCCCGAGGTGCTCGCCGCCCTGGCCCTGGCCAACGGCGGGCACCAGATCGCGTACGGCGAGGACGACTACACCGACCACCTCCAGCAGGTGATCCGGGGCCACTTCGGCGCGAGCGCCGAGGCGTTCCCCGTCTTCAACGGCACCGGCGCGAACGTCGTGGCGCTCCAGGCGCTCACGGACCGCTGGGGCGCGGTGATCTGCGCGGAGAGCGCGCACATCAACGTCGACGAGGGCGGCGCCCCCGAGCGCATGGGCGGACTCAAGCTGCTCACGGTGCCCACGCCCGACGGCAAGCTCACTCCCGAGCTGATCGACCGGCAGGCGTACGGCTGGGACGACGAGCACCGTGCGATGCCGCAGGTCGTGTCGATCACGCAGAACACCGAGCTGGGCACCGTCTACACGCCCGACGAGGTCCGCGCGATCTGCGAGCACGCCCACGCGCACGGCATGAAGGTGCATCTCGACGGCGCCCGGATAGCCAACGCGGCCGCCTCGCTGGACGTGCCGATGCGGGCGTTCACCAACGCGGTCGGCGTGGACGTCCTCTCCTTCGGCGGCACGAAGAACGGCGCGCTGTTCGGCGAGGCCGTCGTCGTCCTCGACCAGGACGCCGTCAGCCACATGAAGCACCTGCGCAAGCTGTCGATGCAGCTCGCCTCCAAGATGCGCTTCGTCTCCGTGCAGTTGGAGGCACTGCTCGCCAAGGACCTGTGGCTGCGCAACGCCCGCCACGCGAACGAGATGGCCCAGCGCCTCGCGGAGGGCGTGCGGGCCGTGCACGGCGTAGAGATCCTCCACCCCGTGCAGGCCAACGCCGTCTTCGCCCGGCTGCCCCACGACGTGAGCGAGCGCCTGCAGAAGCGCTACCGCTTCTACTTCTGGGACGAGGCCGCGGGCGACGTCCGCTGGATGTGCGCCTTCGACACGACCGAGGACGACGTCGACGGGTTCCTGGCGGCGCTCAAGGAGGAAATGGCCCGCTAG
- a CDS encoding GNAT family N-acetyltransferase: protein MDTAATGLTFRDATDADVEALVVLIESAYRGDSSRTGWTTEADILEGQRTDPEGVLAVIKSPDSRLLTVERDGTVVACCQLEHRGDHAYFGMFAVSPALQGAGLGKVIIAEAERFARETWGVKEMHMTVISAREDLIAWYERRGYRRTGKMTPFPYGDERFGIPQRDDLQFELLVKPLA, encoded by the coding sequence ATGGACACCGCCGCCACCGGACTGACGTTCCGCGACGCCACCGACGCCGACGTCGAGGCCCTCGTCGTGCTGATCGAGTCGGCCTACCGGGGAGACTCCAGCCGCACGGGGTGGACCACCGAGGCGGACATCCTGGAGGGTCAGCGGACCGACCCGGAGGGCGTACTGGCGGTCATCAAGTCCCCCGACAGCCGTCTGCTGACCGTCGAGCGCGACGGCACGGTGGTCGCCTGCTGTCAGCTCGAACACCGCGGTGACCACGCCTACTTCGGCATGTTCGCGGTCAGTCCCGCACTCCAGGGCGCGGGACTCGGCAAGGTGATCATCGCCGAGGCGGAGCGGTTCGCCCGCGAGACCTGGGGCGTCAAGGAGATGCACATGACGGTGATCTCCGCACGCGAGGACCTCATCGCCTGGTACGAGCGGCGCGGCTACCGCCGTACGGGAAAGATGACCCCCTTCCCGTACGGCGACGAGCGCTTCGGCATCCCGCAGCGCGACGACCTGCAGTTCGAGCTCCTGGTGAAGCCGCTCGCATAA
- a CDS encoding B3/B4 domain-containing protein — protein MTLSLTVSDEVRALAPGFTHLAVEAYGLVNGPSTDGTSELLDDAARRLAARLDGRAPQEDPHMAAWREVYTAFGSKPSRTRNSAEALAKRALSDAGLPRINVLVDLYNAISVAHLIPVGGEDLDHIQGGMRLVRATGDEDFVTVAAGEEAVEHPDAGEVVWCDEKGVTCRRWNWRQGPRTRLTEESTSAVFLLESLTPMPVADVEAAGAELVELLEKFSPGARITVHAPEPATG, from the coding sequence ATGACCCTCTCGCTCACCGTGTCCGACGAGGTGCGCGCCCTCGCGCCCGGTTTCACGCACCTCGCCGTCGAGGCGTACGGACTCGTCAACGGGCCCAGTACGGACGGCACCTCGGAACTCCTCGACGACGCGGCCCGCCGTCTCGCCGCCCGCCTCGACGGCCGCGCCCCGCAAGAGGACCCGCACATGGCCGCATGGCGCGAGGTCTACACGGCGTTCGGCTCCAAGCCCTCGCGCACGCGCAACTCGGCGGAGGCGCTGGCGAAGAGGGCCCTCTCGGACGCGGGACTGCCCCGGATCAACGTGCTGGTCGACCTCTACAACGCGATCAGCGTCGCCCACCTGATCCCGGTCGGCGGGGAGGACCTCGACCACATCCAGGGCGGGATGCGTCTCGTGCGCGCCACGGGCGACGAGGACTTCGTGACCGTCGCGGCGGGGGAGGAGGCCGTCGAGCACCCCGACGCCGGCGAGGTGGTGTGGTGCGACGAGAAGGGCGTGACCTGCCGCCGCTGGAACTGGCGCCAGGGCCCGCGCACCCGCCTCACGGAGGAGTCGACCTCAGCGGTCTTCCTCCTGGAGAGCCTCACACCGATGCCGGTGGCCGACGTCGAGGCCGCGGGAGCCGAACTCGTCGAACTACTGGAGAAGTTCAGCCCGGGGGCGCGGATCACTGTGCACGCCCCTGAGCCGGCGACGGGGTGA
- a CDS encoding DUF7218 family protein, translating to MPRSQIKDEKTYQALRREGAGKEKAARIANSPKSSSRKGGRSGPYEEQSKQDLYDEAKKVGVEGRSSMSKDELIKALRNR from the coding sequence ATGCCCAGGTCGCAGATCAAGGACGAGAAGACCTACCAGGCGCTGCGCCGCGAGGGCGCGGGCAAGGAGAAGGCGGCACGGATCGCCAACAGTCCGAAATCCTCCTCACGCAAGGGCGGCAGGAGCGGCCCGTACGAGGAACAGTCGAAGCAGGATCTGTACGACGAGGCGAAGAAGGTCGGCGTCGAGGGCCGCTCGTCGATGTCGAAGGACGAGCTGATCAAGGCTTTGCGGAACCGCTGA
- a CDS encoding VOC family protein → MVHVLSSRTLLRPTDPERSRAFYGDKLGLPVYREFGTGPERGTVYFLGGGFLEVAGRSEEPPSPAVKLWLQVADVTAAYEELVAAGVEVRRPPVKEPWGLIEMWLADPDGTEIVVVEVPADHPLRYRP, encoded by the coding sequence ATGGTGCATGTACTGAGCAGCCGGACCTTGCTCCGCCCCACCGACCCCGAGCGCTCCCGCGCCTTCTACGGCGACAAGCTGGGCCTGCCCGTCTACCGGGAGTTCGGTACGGGTCCCGAGCGCGGCACGGTCTACTTCCTCGGCGGCGGTTTCCTGGAGGTCGCGGGCCGCTCCGAGGAACCGCCCTCCCCCGCCGTCAAGTTGTGGCTCCAGGTCGCGGACGTCACGGCGGCGTACGAGGAACTCGTGGCCGCGGGCGTCGAGGTGCGCCGGCCGCCGGTGAAGGAGCCGTGGGGGCTGATCGAGATGTGGCTCGCGGATCCGGACGGAACGGAGATCGTGGTGGTGGAGGTACCGGCGGATCATCCGCTGCGGTACCGGCCCTGA
- a CDS encoding DUF6421 family protein: MTEILVQVGTEEQAPPRDRVVEHPAWPVLKDAVERIRPWQSKDGSIDFDAEDAPDPADAGLAVRRVIDAVEELAPLLPHDAAYHEALVRDMHRWAEGGFQVPDFLDSLLAFQPAAHREDGLQHLVVFPMYTQNGNPDRNFEAVVLRMVWPEWLADLERTRYDNPLFCGITFEDFTAGYDTNSAVLFPETIAVREAPERFSWGGIFCDREAARFRKVTEAAVDTLGLELPDDIREMVGDQARCEQAFVLWDMVHDRTHSHGDLPFDPFMIKQRQPFWMYGLEELRCDLTAFREAVKLEADGFPQGRDVQYAVLFDRMFRFPVTGDRVRNYDGLGGQLLFAYLHKHDVVRWTDNKLHVDWQRAPQVTNDLCAEIEKLYREGIDRPKLVHWFAAYDMVSQYLAPHPGSRWAKGPDALDLNQPPRKLVDDVLPDEFPLSMFYEALSKKLKKVIASTKGITAESAERVAA, encoded by the coding sequence ATGACGGAAATTCTTGTGCAGGTGGGTACGGAGGAGCAGGCTCCTCCCCGGGACAGGGTGGTGGAGCACCCGGCCTGGCCCGTGCTCAAGGATGCCGTGGAGCGGATCCGGCCATGGCAGTCCAAGGACGGGTCGATCGACTTCGACGCCGAGGACGCCCCGGATCCCGCCGACGCCGGGCTCGCCGTGCGCCGTGTCATCGACGCGGTCGAGGAACTCGCCCCGCTCCTTCCGCACGACGCCGCCTACCACGAGGCGCTGGTCAGGGACATGCACCGCTGGGCCGAGGGCGGCTTCCAGGTCCCCGACTTCCTCGACTCCCTGCTGGCCTTCCAGCCCGCCGCGCACCGTGAGGACGGGCTCCAGCACCTGGTCGTCTTCCCGATGTACACGCAGAACGGCAATCCGGACCGCAACTTCGAAGCGGTCGTCCTGCGCATGGTCTGGCCGGAGTGGCTGGCCGATCTTGAGCGCACCCGCTACGACAACCCGCTGTTCTGCGGCATCACGTTCGAGGACTTCACGGCCGGATACGACACCAACTCGGCCGTCCTCTTCCCGGAGACCATCGCCGTGCGCGAGGCCCCCGAGCGGTTCAGCTGGGGCGGCATCTTCTGCGACCGCGAGGCCGCCCGCTTCCGCAAGGTCACCGAGGCCGCCGTCGACACGCTCGGCCTCGAACTGCCCGACGACATCCGCGAGATGGTCGGCGACCAGGCGCGCTGCGAGCAGGCCTTCGTCCTGTGGGACATGGTCCACGACCGCACCCACAGCCACGGCGATCTGCCCTTCGACCCGTTCATGATCAAGCAGCGCCAGCCGTTCTGGATGTACGGCCTGGAGGAGCTGCGCTGCGATCTCACGGCCTTCAGGGAAGCCGTGAAGCTGGAGGCCGACGGCTTCCCACAGGGCCGCGACGTGCAGTACGCGGTGCTGTTCGACCGCATGTTCCGCTTCCCCGTGACCGGCGACCGCGTCCGCAACTACGACGGGCTCGGCGGCCAGCTGCTCTTCGCCTACCTGCACAAGCACGACGTCGTCCGCTGGACCGACAACAAGCTGCACGTCGACTGGCAGCGCGCCCCGCAGGTCACCAACGACCTCTGCGCCGAGATCGAGAAGCTGTACCGCGAGGGCATCGACCGTCCGAAGCTGGTCCACTGGTTCGCCGCGTACGACATGGTGTCCCAGTACCTCGCCCCGCACCCGGGATCCCGCTGGGCCAAGGGTCCGGACGCCCTCGATCTGAACCAGCCGCCGCGAAAGCTCGTGGACGACGTGCTTCCGGACGAGTTTCCCCTGAGCATGTTCTATGAGGCCCTCTCCAAGAAGCTGAAGAAAGTGATCGCCTCAACCAAGGGCATCACGGCGGAGAGCGCCGAGCGGGTGGCCGCGTGA
- a CDS encoding SDR family oxidoreductase, with protein sequence MGNGALSGAVIAVAGAGGPAGRAALLRLAEAGATVVGSDNDPERLAEAVDAARYAHGGSTVVGDTVDLLDLQSSHDWAARIEKDFGRVDGLVHLVGGWRGSETFTRTSLDDWDFLEMLLIRTVQHTSLAFHEALQRSDRGRYVLISAAGASKPTAGNAAYSAAKAAAEAWTLAMADFFRKAGVSGGADGATSAAAILVVKALVHDAMRAERPNAKFAGFTDVKELAEAITGVWEQPASEVNGKRLWLTEKR encoded by the coding sequence ATGGGGAACGGGGCTCTCAGCGGTGCGGTGATCGCGGTGGCCGGCGCGGGCGGACCCGCGGGACGGGCGGCGCTCCTGCGGCTCGCCGAGGCGGGTGCGACCGTCGTCGGCTCGGACAACGACCCCGAGCGGCTCGCGGAGGCCGTGGACGCGGCCCGGTACGCGCACGGCGGCTCCACGGTCGTCGGCGACACGGTCGACCTGCTCGACCTGCAGTCCAGCCATGACTGGGCCGCCCGCATCGAGAAGGACTTCGGCCGGGTCGACGGCCTGGTCCACCTCGTCGGCGGCTGGCGCGGCAGCGAGACCTTCACCAGGACCAGTCTCGACGACTGGGACTTCCTGGAGATGCTCCTGATCCGCACCGTGCAGCACACCTCCCTCGCCTTCCACGAGGCGCTGCAGCGCAGCGACCGCGGCCGGTACGTCCTGATCAGCGCCGCGGGCGCCAGCAAGCCCACCGCGGGCAACGCCGCCTACTCCGCGGCCAAGGCCGCGGCCGAGGCGTGGACACTGGCCATGGCCGACTTCTTCCGCAAGGCCGGAGTCTCCGGGGGCGCGGACGGGGCGACGTCCGCGGCTGCCATCCTGGTGGTGAAGGCGTTGGTGCACGACGCGATGCGCGCCGAGCGCCCGAACGCGAAGTTCGCGGGCTTCACGGACGTCAAGGAGCTGGCCGAGGCCATCACCGGCGTCTGGGAGCAGCCCGCCTCCGAGGTGAACGGAAAGCGTCTGTGGCTGACCGAGAAGCGGTGA
- a CDS encoding DUF6479 family protein, protein MDTFGREIAIPHEVVAGSAPFVVGLLITAMLVVAVWWGMRVRAREPGPPRPEDHPHLPEGGAVHEISEMREPDEMPHNGRVLTPHELHGNVSSRRAKDQKRPIWGRNSSGGFGSGGLGHH, encoded by the coding sequence ATGGACACCTTCGGCAGGGAGATAGCCATCCCCCACGAAGTCGTGGCCGGTTCGGCACCCTTCGTGGTGGGGCTTCTGATCACGGCGATGCTGGTCGTCGCGGTGTGGTGGGGGATGCGGGTGCGCGCCCGGGAACCCGGTCCGCCACGCCCCGAGGACCACCCCCATCTGCCCGAGGGCGGCGCGGTCCACGAGATCAGTGAGATGCGCGAGCCCGACGAGATGCCGCACAACGGCAGGGTCCTCACCCCGCACGAACTGCACGGCAACGTCTCCTCGCGCCGCGCCAAGGACCAGAAGCGGCCGATCTGGGGCCGCAACAGCAGCGGCGGCTTCGGCAGCGGCGGGCTCGGCCACCACTGA
- a CDS encoding VOC family protein, which produces MAIATYCLVALDCPDPPALAAFYAGVLGGEVKQYNDDWYDLHVPGGHRISFQRVPDHRPPDWPHADENSQQLHLDFTVPDIDAAEPQVLALGATALDLDDKDGSRGWRVYADPAGHPFCLCKD; this is translated from the coding sequence ATGGCCATCGCCACCTACTGCCTCGTAGCCCTGGACTGCCCGGACCCACCGGCCCTCGCGGCGTTCTACGCCGGCGTACTCGGCGGTGAGGTCAAGCAGTACAACGACGACTGGTACGACCTCCACGTGCCCGGCGGACACCGCATCTCCTTCCAGCGGGTCCCGGACCACCGCCCGCCGGACTGGCCGCACGCCGACGAGAACTCCCAGCAACTGCATCTGGACTTCACCGTGCCGGACATCGACGCGGCCGAGCCCCAGGTGCTCGCCCTCGGTGCCACCGCGCTCGATCTGGACGACAAGGACGGCAGCCGAGGCTGGCGGGTGTACGCGGACCCGGCCGGCCACCCGTTCTGCCTGTGCAAGGACTGA
- a CDS encoding LLM class F420-dependent oxidoreductase, translating into MAHIGYTMMTEQAGPRDLVQHVVAAERAGFDFSVTSDHYFPWLEEQGHAPYAWSVLGAAAQATSTIPLMTYVTCPTTRYHPAVVAQKAATTQLLAEGRFRLGLGSGENLNEHVVGGGWPAAHVRLEMLEEAVEIIRALFDGKNVNHHGPHFDVENARLFDLPDEPTPIGIAVSGERSCALAGRLADLVIATEPKAELVDSFERHGGSGKPKVGQLPICYDPDKDAAVRRAHEQFRWSLGGWPVNSELPGPASFDTATQYTRPEDIAETIPCGDDVDTFVEAVRPYVTAGFTEIALVQVGGDHQLPFLDWAEKKLLPALNDL; encoded by the coding sequence ATGGCACACATCGGATACACGATGATGACCGAGCAGGCCGGCCCCCGTGACCTCGTACAACACGTGGTGGCCGCCGAACGGGCCGGATTCGACTTCTCGGTCACGTCCGACCACTACTTCCCCTGGCTGGAGGAGCAGGGGCACGCCCCGTACGCGTGGAGCGTCCTCGGCGCCGCGGCGCAGGCCACCTCCACCATCCCCCTCATGACGTACGTGACCTGCCCGACGACCCGCTACCACCCGGCGGTCGTCGCCCAGAAGGCCGCCACCACGCAACTGCTCGCCGAGGGCCGCTTCCGGCTCGGACTCGGTTCCGGCGAGAACCTCAACGAGCATGTGGTGGGCGGTGGCTGGCCGGCCGCCCATGTGCGGCTCGAGATGCTGGAAGAGGCCGTGGAGATCATCCGCGCGCTCTTCGACGGCAAGAACGTCAACCACCACGGCCCGCACTTCGACGTGGAGAACGCCCGGCTCTTCGACCTGCCGGACGAGCCGACCCCGATCGGCATCGCAGTCTCGGGCGAACGCTCCTGCGCCCTCGCCGGCCGGCTGGCCGACCTGGTGATAGCCACCGAGCCGAAGGCCGAACTGGTCGACTCCTTCGAACGGCACGGCGGCAGTGGCAAGCCCAAGGTGGGCCAACTGCCCATCTGCTACGACCCCGACAAGGACGCCGCGGTCCGGCGGGCCCACGAACAGTTCCGCTGGTCGCTGGGCGGCTGGCCGGTCAACTCCGAACTGCCCGGCCCGGCGAGCTTCGACACGGCCACCCAGTACACCCGCCCCGAGGACATCGCGGAGACGATTCCGTGCGGCGACGACGTCGACACCTTCGTCGAGGCCGTACGCCCCTACGTCACCGCCGGATTCACCGAGATAGCCCTGGTCCAGGTCGGCGGCGACCACCAACTCCCCTTCCTGGACTGGGCCGAGAAGAAACTGCTCCCCGCACTCAACGACCTCTGA
- a CDS encoding SMP-30/gluconolactonase/LRE family protein, producing the protein MTPRLSVTARTAGPGVLPPLRPIPLGGTGPEDVVVDHEGRVITGVADGRILRVRPRGPARVEQIARTGGRPLGLEVLPDGRLLVCDAERGLLRVTPEAGSGSSSPSAGRIEVLVDRVAGEPLRFCSNAVAATDGTVYFTASSRRFGLQEWLGDLMERTATGRLLRLPPGGGEPEVLLDDLDFANGVVLAEDESWVAVAETGAYRLTRLWLSGPRAGQRDTLVENLPGFPDNLSRGADGTVWIALAGPRQPPLDWLRRAPASVRRAAWRAARPLPIRPLPVARVLGIGPGGRVRHDLRRRRAGYRMVTSVYEHDGMLILGSLLEKGIVVCELPGRA; encoded by the coding sequence ATGACACCGCGACTCTCCGTGACAGCTCGCACCGCGGGGCCCGGCGTCCTGCCGCCCCTTCGTCCGATCCCCCTCGGTGGCACAGGTCCCGAGGATGTCGTCGTCGACCATGAAGGCCGTGTGATCACGGGCGTGGCCGACGGCCGCATTCTCCGCGTCCGGCCGCGCGGCCCCGCCCGTGTGGAGCAGATCGCGCGGACGGGAGGGCGCCCGCTGGGGCTCGAAGTCCTGCCGGACGGGCGGCTGTTGGTCTGCGACGCGGAGCGCGGGCTGCTGCGGGTCACGCCGGAGGCCGGCTCCGGGTCCTCCTCTCCTTCCGCGGGGAGGATCGAGGTTCTGGTCGACCGTGTGGCGGGTGAGCCGTTGCGGTTCTGCAGCAACGCGGTCGCGGCCACGGACGGGACCGTGTACTTCACGGCCTCCAGCAGGCGTTTCGGGCTTCAGGAGTGGCTCGGCGACCTGATGGAGCGGACGGCGACGGGACGGCTCCTGCGGCTCCCGCCCGGCGGTGGCGAGCCCGAGGTCCTGCTGGACGACCTGGACTTCGCGAACGGAGTCGTGCTGGCCGAGGACGAGTCCTGGGTCGCCGTGGCCGAGACCGGTGCGTACCGTCTCACCCGGCTGTGGCTGTCCGGCCCGCGGGCCGGACAGCGCGACACGCTGGTCGAGAACCTCCCCGGTTTCCCGGACAACCTCTCCCGCGGCGCGGACGGCACGGTGTGGATCGCCCTGGCAGGCCCGCGGCAACCGCCCCTGGACTGGCTGCGTCGGGCTCCCGCGAGCGTACGACGGGCGGCGTGGCGAGCGGCCCGGCCCCTGCCGATCCGGCCTCTCCCCGTTGCCCGCGTGCTGGGCATCGGCCCGGGCGGCCGCGTCCGCCACGACCTCAGGCGCCGCAGGGCGGGCTACCGGATGGTGACCAGCGTGTACGAGCACGACGGCATGCTGATCCTGGGCAGCCTGCTGGAGAAGGGGATCGTCGTGTGCGAGCTGCCGGGGCGCGCGTGA
- a CDS encoding glycerophosphodiester phosphodiesterase, giving the protein MNFLTIGHRGIMGVEPENTLRSFIAAQQAGLDLIELDLHLSKDGALVVMHDADVDRTTDGSGPIAEKTLAELRVLDAGRGERIPVFEEVLDAVTAPLQAEIKDVAAARALAEVMNRRDLVGRVEVLSFHDEAIAEIARLVPGVRTALVASRYGIDVVERATAAGATSLVLNIRRLTLEVVERARKADLRIIGWVVNTQDHLRLVRALELDGATTDYPEIKRTGRFTA; this is encoded by the coding sequence TTGAACTTTCTCACCATCGGGCACCGCGGAATCATGGGTGTCGAGCCCGAGAACACCCTCCGCTCCTTCATCGCCGCCCAGCAGGCCGGCCTGGACCTGATCGAACTCGATCTGCATCTGAGCAAGGACGGCGCGCTCGTCGTCATGCACGACGCCGACGTGGACCGCACGACCGACGGTTCGGGGCCGATCGCCGAGAAGACCCTCGCCGAGCTGCGGGTGCTGGACGCGGGCCGCGGTGAGCGCATCCCGGTCTTCGAGGAGGTCCTGGACGCCGTCACGGCGCCGCTGCAGGCCGAGATCAAGGACGTGGCCGCGGCCCGGGCGCTGGCGGAGGTCATGAACCGGCGCGACCTGGTCGGCAGGGTCGAGGTCCTGTCGTTCCACGACGAGGCCATCGCCGAGATCGCGCGGCTCGTCCCCGGCGTCCGCACGGCGCTGGTCGCCAGCCGCTATGGCATCGATGTCGTGGAGCGGGCCACCGCGGCCGGCGCCACGAGTCTCGTCCTGAACATCCGCCGCCTGACCCTGGAGGTCGTCGAGCGCGCCCGCAAGGCGGACCTGCGGATCATCGGCTGGGTCGTGAACACCCAGGACCATCTGCGCCTCGTACGCGCCCTGGAGCTGGACGGCGCGACCACCGACTATCCGGAGATCAAGCGCACCGGCCGCTTCACGGCGTAA
- a CDS encoding transglutaminase domain-containing protein, with amino-acid sequence MELIQNTPDLSAYLAADEVVDHHHPLVRETAARLAEGVADSYGYARAAYEFVRDTVPHSQDAGDPRVTWRASGVLELRTGICHAKAHALAALLRAEDIPTAFCYQSLLHDDGSGHVVHGLVAVRFNGAWHRQDCRGNKPGVDAQFSLVGERLAFPVDPQSNEVDYPVLYAEPHPVVLSALKAAPDRPHLWKTLPTAL; translated from the coding sequence ATGGAGCTGATCCAGAACACCCCCGACCTGTCCGCGTACTTGGCTGCTGACGAGGTGGTCGACCATCACCATCCGCTCGTACGGGAGACGGCTGCGCGTCTCGCCGAGGGGGTGGCGGATTCGTATGGCTATGCGCGAGCTGCGTACGAGTTCGTGCGCGACACCGTCCCGCACTCCCAGGACGCGGGCGACCCGCGCGTCACCTGGCGTGCCTCCGGCGTCCTGGAACTGCGTACCGGCATCTGTCACGCCAAGGCGCACGCGCTCGCCGCGCTCCTGCGGGCCGAGGACATCCCCACCGCGTTCTGTTACCAGTCGCTTCTCCATGACGACGGAAGCGGACATGTCGTGCACGGCCTGGTCGCCGTGCGATTCAACGGGGCCTGGCACCGGCAGGACTGCCGCGGCAACAAGCCGGGCGTGGACGCCCAGTTCTCGCTCGTCGGTGAACGGCTGGCCTTCCCCGTCGACCCCCAGTCCAATGAGGTGGACTATCCGGTACTGTACGCTGAACCGCATCCGGTCGTCCTGAGCGCTCTCAAGGCAGCCCCCGACCGGCCGCACCTGTGGAAGACCCTCCCCACCGCACTCTGA